The segment GTACCAGCTTCAACGCCGCCTCGCCCTTGAGGATCGCGCGCGCCTCGGGACCGAACTCCAGCCCGCCATGTTCGTTGGTGCGCAGCGCATCGCGCAGCAGCAGCGCGCGCGACACTGGCTTGAGCATCGCCACCTCGTCGCCGTCGACGATGCCGAACACCGACAGCTTCTCGTGCCCGTTCATCAGGCTGCGCTCGGTCGAGACGCCGGTGAGGATACCTTCGATATAACCGACACCGTAGAGCATGCCGGTGCGAAACACCGCCGAAAGAAATTTCTGCGCGGTGACGCTGGCATCGATCGCCGCCGGCGGATTGAGGCAATTGTCGCAATTGCCGCAAGTCTCGGGCGCGTCCTCCCCGAAATGCTTCAGCAGGATGCGCCGCCGGCATCCCGCCGTCTCGACCAGCGCACCGAGCGCGGTCAGCCGCGTGCGCTCACCGGGCTGGCGCGAGGGCTCCACCTCGCCGATCCGCTGGCGGGCGCGGGCGAAATCATCGGCACCCCAGAAGAGATGCGCGACCGACGGATCGCCGTCGCGGCCGGCGCGGCCGGTTTCCTGGTAATAGGCTTCGATCGACTTGGGCAGCCCGGCATGCGCGACGAAGCGCACGTCGGGCTTGTCGATGCCCATGCCGAACGCGACGGTGGCGACCACCACCATGTCCTCGCTCGCGACGAACTGCGCCTGGTTGCGGCGGCGCACGTCGGGATCGAGCCCGGCATGATAGGGAAGCACCGACCGTCCGGTCTCCGCCGCCAGCTTCTCGGCGAGCTGCTCCACGCCCTTGCGGGTTTGGGCATAGACGATACCGGGGCCCGGATTCTCGGCGACGATGTCGATGATCTGCCGTGTCGTGTTCTCGCGCGGGGCGATATGATAGCGGATGTTCGGCCGATCGAAGCCGGCGACGATCAGCCCGTCTTCGGGAATGCCCAGCTGTTCGAGGATGTCGGCACGGGTATGCGCGTCGGCGGTGGCGGTGAGTGCCAGCCGCGGCACCTCGGGGAATCGATCAAGCAGCGGGCGCAGCAGCCGGTAGTCGGGGCGGAAATCATGCCCCCATTCGGAAACGCAGTGTGCCTCGTCGATCGCGAACAGGCTGAGCGGGGCCTGGGTCAGCAGGTTGCGGAAACCCTCGCCGGAAGCACGTTCCGGCGCGATGTAGAGCAGGTCGAGCTGGCCGGCACGGAAGCGGTCGATCGTCTCGGCCCGATTGTCGTCGACGCTCGTCAGCGTCGCGGCGCGGATGCCGACCGCTTCGGCGGCACGCAGCTGGTCGTGCATCAGCGCGATCAGCGGGCTGACGACTACGCAGGTCCCCTCCAGCATCACCGAGGGGAGCTGGTAGGTGAGCGACTTGCCCGCGCCGGTGGGCATCACCGCAAGTGTGCGCTGGCCCGCCATGACGCGGTCGACCACCGAGCCCTGTACGCCGCGAAAGGCGTCATAGCCGAAAACACGGCGGAGATGTTCAATGGGATCGGGACGCATAGCTGCCATCAGATTGCCCGGCACATATCTGCGCTGTCGAGCAAATGTTAACTTCTCGTAGCATATTAGACCGATAGTGCTGGGGGGCGCAAACGCAGGACGATGAAAACGATGTCACTCGAGCCAGAGGAAACCGCCCGCGTCGCCGAGCTCAAGGGCTATGGCGTACTCGATACCCCCAATGAGGCTGAGTTCGACGCGATCGTGCGGGAAGCGGCCGCGGCGCTGGGGGTGCCGATCGCGCTGATCTCGCTGATCGACGAGAATCGGCAATGGTTCAAGGCGCGCGTGGGATTGGAACCGCAAGAGACGCCCCGCTCGATTTCCTTCTGTACCCATGCGATCCGCGGGCCGGACGTGTTCGTGGTCCATGACGCCAAGGCCGATCCGCGCTTTTCGGAAAACCCGTTGGTCACGGGCGATCCCAATATTCGCTTCTATGCCGGTGCGCCGCTGCGCACGTCCACCGGCAAGCGGATCGGCACACTATGCGTGATCGACCGCACGGCGCGCCCCAAGCTGACCGAACAGGATATCGCGCGCCTCACGCTCCTCGCGGACAAGACGATGGAAGCGCTGGAGCGTCGCCGCCAGCGCCGGAACGCCGCCGACGCAGCCTGAAGCGAAACAAACACCCACAGTTTTCCTTTGGGCGGCCCTTGCCGCTACCCCCCCTGATCCGGCAAAGCGGCGGCGATGACCGTCAGCGTGGACATGGGCGTCGACGGCACGGGCGGACCCGTGCCGGTCGATCTGGAGGAGTTGCTTGCAACCCGATTGCTCGTCCAGGGCAATTCGGGCTCGGGCAAGTCGCACCTGCTCCGCCGCCTGCTCGAACAGTCCGCGGGTCACGTCCAGCAGGTGGTGATCGATCCCGAGGGGGACTTCGTCACCCTCTCCGATCGCTACGGCCATCTCGCGATCGAGGCGGTCGATCATAGCGAGCGCGACGTCGCCCGCTTCGCCGCGCGCATCCGCGAACATCGCGCCTCGGTGGTGCTGAGCCTGGAGGGACTGGAGGCGGAGGGGCAGATGCGCTGCGCCGCCACCTTCCTCAACGGCCTGTTCGATGCGCCGCGCGACCATTGGTATCCGGCGCTGGTCGTGGTCGACGAGGCCCAGCTGTTCGCGCCCGCCGGTGGCGGCGAAGTGGCGGAGGAAGTCCGCCGCGCTTCGCTCTCGGCGATGACCAACCTGATGTGCCGCGGCCGCAAGCGCGGGCTTGCCGGCGTGATTGCGACGCAGCGGCTGGCGAAGCTCGCCAAGAACGTCGCGGCGGAAGCGTCGAACTTCCTGATGGGCCGCACCTTCCTCGACATCGACATGCAGCGCGCTGCCGATCTGCTCGGCATGGAACGCCGCCAGGCCGAGGCGATCCGCGACCTGGCCCGCGGGCATTTTCTCGGGCTCGGCCCGGCGATCACGCGCCGCCCGGTGGCGATCCGCATCGGCGCGGTGGAAACCAGCGCGCGCAGCTCGTCCCCGAAGCTGACGCCGCTGCCCCAGGCGCCGACCGAGGACATCAAGGACCTGCTGCTCGCCCCCGCCGAGCCCGAATGGGTCCCGCCGGCCCCGCCGCCCGCGCATGCCTATGCCCAGCCGGAGACCGTGCTCGAGCAGCTTGCCCGTTCGGCGCCCTCGCCGATGGACGTCGAGCCCGATCGCGATCCCGAGGAAGTCGCCGGCCTCGTCGCCGATGTGCTGCGCGCGATCGTGGAGGACGAACAGTCGACGCTGCGCTCTCCCGCGGTGCTGTACCAGGATTTCCAGGTACGCTGCCGGATGGTGGGGCTCACCCGTCCGCCGCTCGACATTTCGGGCTTCGTGCGGCGCCTGTCGGCGGCGCGCGCGGGCATCCATGGCGACCCCGACGACGAGTGGGCGCAGGCGCTGGAAGCGGCACGTGCGCTGCCCGACGACATGCTCGCGCCGTTCCTGCTCGTCGCCAAGGCGGCACGCGAGGGGCTGCCTTGCCCGAGCGATACCGATATCGCGACCAGCTACGGCACCAGCTCGATCGGCCGCGCGCGGCGGCTGATGCAGTATATCGAGAGCAAGGGACTGTTCGTCACCCGCGTCGACCTGTCGGGCAAGCGCTCGATCACGATTCCAAGGCTCGGCTGGACGACGCAGGCCTCGGACGGCTGAGCGCTAGCGCCGGTGCAGCCGCGCGTTGAGCGCGAACATGCACAGCGCCCAGATCGCGCCGAAGCACCAGCCGGCCAGCACGTCGGACGGCCAGTGCACGCCCAGGAACACGCGGCTGCAGCCGATCAGCAGCACCAGCAGCACCGCAAAGCCGAGCAGATAGGCGCGCGCCCAACGGCTCGTCTGCGTCTGTGCGACCATGATACCGAGGGTGAGATAGACCGCCGCCGAGATCATCGCATGGCCGCTGGGGAAGCTGGCGCTGGAGACGTGGGCGAGGTGGGGCACCACGTCGGGGCGCGGGCGGTGCAGGAAGATCTTGAGCAGCGCGTTGATCGTAGAGGCGCCGACCAGCGATCCGCCGAGCAGCAGCGCTTCGGAGCGCTTGCCGAATGCGAACAGGAAGATCAGAGTCGCCGCGCCGGCCAGCCACAATACCGTGTACCCGCCGAGCGCGCTGATATCGATCGCCAACTGGAGCAGCCACGGAGGCCCGATGGGCGTGGCGAGGTCGCCGGGGGTGCGGAACGCCAGCAGCAAGGCAGGGTCGAACGCGAACCCATTGGCGAAACGCAGGCAGAGGAACGCAGCGAGTCCGGCGAGCGAAAGCCCCAGCAGGGCAAGCGCCGGCCAGAGCCATTGACGATTGGATTGCCGAAGCGGGTTGGGATCGGTCATGCTGCTCGTATTTTGGAGGGGGAGAGGGACCCCTATCGCATGGGTCTTACGCGGGTGCGCCTCAAAACTCCTTGTCCTCCCCACGAAAGCGGGGATCCATTCGCCTGTGCGCTGGGGGAAAGAACCGCAGCATCAGCGCCAATGGATCCCCGCCTTCGCGAGGATGACGTGGTCGTTCACACAGCCGCGATAGCCCTGGCGAGGGCAAAGCGGGTACGCCTCACCCCTTCGGCCCACGGCCTTCCAGCATGCCCGGTGCGATGAAGCCGATCGGCTGGATCGACGAGGCCTGCTGCTTCAGCTTGCCCTGCATCGCCTCATACTCGTTCTCCATCTCGGGCGTGACGGTGGCACGCGAGTCCTTCAGCGCGTCTTCGAAATGCGCCATCGTCACTTCCCGGGTCGCCAGCGACTGGCGGAGCGCAACCAGGCCGGCGCGGCGGACCACGTCTTCCAGATCGGCGCCGGTATAGCGCTGGGTCTGCTCGGCGATCGCGCCCAGATCGACGTCTGCCGCAAGCGGCATCTTTTCGGTCTGGATGCGCAGGATGCGCTCGCGCCCGGCCTTGTCGGGTACGCCGACATAGACCAGCTCGTCGAATCGGCCCGGGCGGAGCAGGGCAGGGTCGATCAGGTTCGGCCGGTTGGTCGCCCCGATCACCACCACCGACTGGAGTTCCTCCAGCCCGTCCATCTCGGCGAGGATGGTGTTGACCACGCGCTCGGTCACCTGCGGCTCGCCCATCGAACCGCCCCGCGCCGGCACCAGCGAGTCGAGCTCGTCGATGAAGATCACGCACGGCGCCACCTGGCGGGCGCGGGCGAACAGCCGGGCAATCTGCTGCTCGCTTTCGCCATACCATTTGGAGAGCAGGTCGCTCGACTTGGTGGCGATGAAATTCGCCTCCGCCTCGCGCGCGACGGCCTTGGCGAGCAGCGTCTTGCCGGTGCCCGGGGGCCCATAGAGCAGGAAACCCTTGGCCGGCCGGATGCCCAGACGCCGGAATGCGTCCGGATCCTTGAGCGGCAGCTCAACGCCTTCCTTGAGCCGCATCTGCGCATCGTCGAGTCCGCCGACATCCTCCCAGCGGACCGTCGGCGCCTGCACCATCACTTCGCGCATCGCCGAGGGCTGGACGCGCTTCAGTGCCTCCAGGAAATCGTCGCGGGTGACCGACAGCGTGTCGAGCACCTCGGGCGGAATCGTGCCTTCCTCGAGATTGAGGCGCGGCATGATCCGGCGCACGGAATCGATCGCCGCTTCGCGGGTCAGCGCGGCGAGATCGGCGCCGACAAAGCCGTAGGTGGTGCGTGCCAGCTCGGCGAGGTCGACAGTATCGCCCAGCGGCATGCCGCGGGTGTGGATGCCCAGGATCTCGCGGCGGCCCCGATCGTCCGGCACGCCAACAACAATCTCGCGATCGAACCGGCCGGGACGGCGCAGCGCCTCGTCGATCGCCTCGGGGCGATTGGTAGCGGCGATCACGACGATGTTGGCGCGTGCCTCCAGCCCGTCCATCAGCGTCAGCAGCTGGGCTACGAGGCGCTTCTCGGCCTCGCCGGTCACCTGCCCGCGCTTCGGCGCAATCGAGTCGATCTCGTCGATGAACACGATGGAGGGCGCGTTCTTCGCCGCTTCCTCGAACACCTGGCGCAGGCGCTGCTCGGATTCGCCATAGGCCGAACCCATGATCTCCGGACCGTTGATCAGGTGGAAGCTGGCATCGCTTTCATTGGCCACCGCACGGGCGAGCCGCGTCTTGCCGGTGCCCGGGGGCCCGTGCAGGATCACACCCTTGGGCGGATCGACGCCCAGGCGCTGGAACAGCTCGGGATAGCGCAAGGGCAGCTCGACCATCTCGCGCAGCTGGTCGATCGTGGCGGCCATGCCACCGATATCGTCATAGGTGACGTCGGCGCGGCGGCTTTCCTTCGCCTCCTCATATTCGGTGCGGAGCTCGACCTCGGTATTCTCGTCGATATGCACCACGCCGCGCGGCACGGTGGAGAGCACCGTCAGGCGGATTTCCTGCAGCGCATAGGCGGGTGCGCGGACGAACTGCTGCACATTGGGCGGCACGTCGGCGCGCTGGTGGCCAACCGTGGCGATCGTGTCGCCGGAGGTCAGCGGACGCGTGAAGAAAGTGCGCTTCAACGCCTCGCCGGTGCCGCGCAGCCGCAGATTGGCCTGGGCGGGGCCGAACACGACGCGCGTCGCCGGCTTCGAATCGGCACGGCGCACCTCGACGAAGTCGCCCGAGCCGACGCCGGCATTGGCGCGCTGGAGTCCGTCGATGCGGAGCAGCTCCAGGCCCTCGTCCTCGGAATAGGGAAGGACGGCACGCGCAGGCGTGGTGCGCTTGCCGACGATTTCGATCACATCACCCTCGGTGATGCCGAGCGCACCCATCAGGCTGCGCGGGATATGGGCTAGTCCGCGGCCGCTGTCTTCGGGACGCGCATTGGCGACCTGCAGCCGCCTTGCGCGGGATTCGTCATCGGCCATTCTGGATTCCTTCGTGGCGGTAGGCCCGAAAGCTAGGAACGGCGGAGGCAAAAAAAAGGGCCGCCTCAAAAAGGGCGGCCTTGGAAAGTTTTAGGAGAGGATGCCTGAAAGGCACCCCCTATGTGCGGTGCGGCACGTTTTTGTGCAAGTGCGAAAATTACACCGCGTACATGCACGGGTTGCAATCGCGATTGTCCGGAGCGATATTCGCTATGAGCGGGAAGGGGTTGTGCGGGCGTCCGTTGCTCGTGCGATGCCGTTGCTGCACCGCACCACAGAAAGAGACGGATCGATGCGACGCCTTCCGCCGCTCACCGCGATCGAGGCCTTTGTACAGGTCGCCCGCCTGGGCTCGATCAAGGCCGCCGCCGAGGAACTGGCGCTGTCCTCGCCCGCGCTCAGCCGGCGCGTGCAGGCGCTCGAGCGCTTCATCGGCAAGCCCTTGTTCGAGCGACGCCACCAGTCGCTGCGGCTCAACGACGATGGCGAACGGCTGCTCAGCCTGATCGCGCCGGCGCTCGACACGATGACCGACGCGATCGAGACAATGACCAGCGGTAGCGAGCTGCTGCGGCTGCGGCTCGGGGTGCTGCCGCTCTATGCGACGCAGCAATTGCTGCCGCGCCTGCCCGAACTCAAGAAGCAGCATCCCCAACTGCATCTCGACGTCGATACCGGCAGCCACGGCATGGCACGGCTCGGCGACGGTCTCGATGCGGCAATCGTCATCGCCCGTGACATCGACCCCGGCTATTATTCGCGCCGGCTGGATCGCAATCGGGTACACGTGATCGGCGCGCGCAGCCTGGTGGAGGGGCCCAATCCGGTGCGCGACCCGATGGACCTGTCGCGGCTCACCGCGCTGGTCCACCGCGAAATGCCCGAGACCTTCACCGCCTGGCGGATGGCGGCGGGCTATCCCGATCTGGAGCCGGCGGCGATCGACCTGTTCGATTCGGGCAACCTGATGCTGGAGGCCGCCGCGCAGGGCCTGGGCGTCGCCTTCATGCTCGAATCGCATTACCAGTCCGCCCGCGACGAGCGGCTCGTGCAGCTGTTCGACCTTACGGTGGAAAGCCATTACAGCTACTGGTTCGTTTGCCGCCCCCGCGCGCTGACGCTGCGGCCGGTACAAATCTTCCACGACTGGCTGATGTCGGCGATGGGCGCCGATCGTCTGGACACGCCGCCGGGCTGACACTGCCTCTTTGGGCAAAGTCAATGGAATGGCGCGATGGGATGGCCTACATGAAAGCCATGTCGCCACTCAATGCCGTCCTGATCTTCCTCGCCACCGTGCTCGGCATGGAGCTGTTCGCCTATGCCGCGCACCGCTGGATCATGCACGGGCCGGGCTGGTTCCTCCATGCAAGCCACCACCGCCCTCGCACCGGCAATTGGGAGCTCAACGATCTTTACGCCGCGATTTTTGCGGTACCGTCGTTCGTGCTGCTGCTGGGCGGCGTCCAGCTGGGCTGGTGGCCAGGCTATACCTGGATCGGCGCGGGGATCGCGGCATATGGCGCGATTTACTTCGGCTTCCACGACCTGATCGTCCACAAGCGGATCCGCCACCGCTACATTCCGCGCTCGAGCTATATGAAGCGGATCGTCCAGGCGCACCGGCTCCACCATGCGGTGCGCACCCGCAAGGGCACGGTGAGCTTCGGCTTCCTCTACGCCCCCAAGCCCGAAGTGCTCAAGGCGCAGCTGCGGGAAAGCGGCGCGATCGTCCAGCGGATTACCATCCCGGATTGAGGGCCTTCCCCGGATTGACGGAAGCGGTGCTTGGACCCACATCTCCAGGTCTATGGAACAGCTGAATCTCTCCGAATCCGAATGGCGCAAGCGCCTCACCCCCGAGCAGTTCCACGTGCTCCGCGAGGCCGGGACCGAGCGCGCCTTCTCCGGTCACTACAACGACAACAAGGCCGACGGCATCTATCGCTGCGCCGGCTGCCAGCTCGAACTGTTCGACAGCGTCGACAAATATGACTCGGGGTCGGGCTGGCCCAGCTTCACCCAGCCCGTGGCACCGGATCATGTCAGCGAGCACGCGGATACCAGCCACGGCATGCGTCGGATCGAGGCGCGCTGCGCCCGCTGCGACGGCCATCTCGGCCATGTCTTCCCCGACGGCCCGCCGCCGACGGGGCTGCGCTATTGCATGAACTCGGTCAGCCTCGAATTTCGGCCGCGCGCTGCCGGTGCGTCCGCCGCCTAATCCTTGTGGGAAGCCCCGCGAGCCTGTAATCGACCACCCCGTACATGGTCGTGAAATCGAAAACCGCAGCTGCGCCCTGGTGGCGCCGGGGCTCCTTCTGGAAGAAGTTCTTCCTCTGGTCGCTGATCAGCGGCGTCGCGTTGGCGCTGATCGCCTGCATCGCGCTGGGGATCGCGGTCTATTCGGCGCGCTCGACGCTGCCGAGCTTCGACCAGATGAAGTCCTCGCCCAACGGCCA is part of the Sphingomonas sp. genome and harbors:
- a CDS encoding CDC48 family AAA ATPase, coding for MADDESRARRLQVANARPEDSGRGLAHIPRSLMGALGITEGDVIEIVGKRTTPARAVLPYSEDEGLELLRIDGLQRANAGVGSGDFVEVRRADSKPATRVVFGPAQANLRLRGTGEALKRTFFTRPLTSGDTIATVGHQRADVPPNVQQFVRAPAYALQEIRLTVLSTVPRGVVHIDENTEVELRTEYEEAKESRRADVTYDDIGGMAATIDQLREMVELPLRYPELFQRLGVDPPKGVILHGPPGTGKTRLARAVANESDASFHLINGPEIMGSAYGESEQRLRQVFEEAAKNAPSIVFIDEIDSIAPKRGQVTGEAEKRLVAQLLTLMDGLEARANIVVIAATNRPEAIDEALRRPGRFDREIVVGVPDDRGRREILGIHTRGMPLGDTVDLAELARTTYGFVGADLAALTREAAIDSVRRIMPRLNLEEGTIPPEVLDTLSVTRDDFLEALKRVQPSAMREVMVQAPTVRWEDVGGLDDAQMRLKEGVELPLKDPDAFRRLGIRPAKGFLLYGPPGTGKTLLAKAVAREAEANFIATKSSDLLSKWYGESEQQIARLFARARQVAPCVIFIDELDSLVPARGGSMGEPQVTERVVNTILAEMDGLEELQSVVVIGATNRPNLIDPALLRPGRFDELVYVGVPDKAGRERILRIQTEKMPLAADVDLGAIAEQTQRYTGADLEDVVRRAGLVALRQSLATREVTMAHFEDALKDSRATVTPEMENEYEAMQGKLKQQASSIQPIGFIAPGMLEGRGPKG
- a CDS encoding ATP-binding protein, which gives rise to MTVSVDMGVDGTGGPVPVDLEELLATRLLVQGNSGSGKSHLLRRLLEQSAGHVQQVVIDPEGDFVTLSDRYGHLAIEAVDHSERDVARFAARIREHRASVVLSLEGLEAEGQMRCAATFLNGLFDAPRDHWYPALVVVDEAQLFAPAGGGEVAEEVRRASLSAMTNLMCRGRKRGLAGVIATQRLAKLAKNVAAEASNFLMGRTFLDIDMQRAADLLGMERRQAEAIRDLARGHFLGLGPAITRRPVAIRIGAVETSARSSSPKLTPLPQAPTEDIKDLLLAPAEPEWVPPAPPPAHAYAQPETVLEQLARSAPSPMDVEPDRDPEEVAGLVADVLRAIVEDEQSTLRSPAVLYQDFQVRCRMVGLTRPPLDISGFVRRLSAARAGIHGDPDDEWAQALEAARALPDDMLAPFLLVAKAAREGLPCPSDTDIATSYGTSSIGRARRLMQYIESKGLFVTRVDLSGKRSITIPRLGWTTQASDG
- the msrB gene encoding peptide-methionine (R)-S-oxide reductase MsrB, with protein sequence MEQLNLSESEWRKRLTPEQFHVLREAGTERAFSGHYNDNKADGIYRCAGCQLELFDSVDKYDSGSGWPSFTQPVAPDHVSEHADTSHGMRRIEARCARCDGHLGHVFPDGPPPTGLRYCMNSVSLEFRPRAAGASAA
- a CDS encoding LysR substrate-binding domain-containing protein, translating into MRRLPPLTAIEAFVQVARLGSIKAAAEELALSSPALSRRVQALERFIGKPLFERRHQSLRLNDDGERLLSLIAPALDTMTDAIETMTSGSELLRLRLGVLPLYATQQLLPRLPELKKQHPQLHLDVDTGSHGMARLGDGLDAAIVIARDIDPGYYSRRLDRNRVHVIGARSLVEGPNPVRDPMDLSRLTALVHREMPETFTAWRMAAGYPDLEPAAIDLFDSGNLMLEAAAQGLGVAFMLESHYQSARDERLVQLFDLTVESHYSYWFVCRPRALTLRPVQIFHDWLMSAMGADRLDTPPG
- a CDS encoding GAF domain-containing protein, with the translated sequence MKTMSLEPEETARVAELKGYGVLDTPNEAEFDAIVREAAAALGVPIALISLIDENRQWFKARVGLEPQETPRSISFCTHAIRGPDVFVVHDAKADPRFSENPLVTGDPNIRFYAGAPLRTSTGKRIGTLCVIDRTARPKLTEQDIARLTLLADKTMEALERRRQRRNAADAA
- the recQ gene encoding DNA helicase RecQ; this translates as MRPDPIEHLRRVFGYDAFRGVQGSVVDRVMAGQRTLAVMPTGAGKSLTYQLPSVMLEGTCVVVSPLIALMHDQLRAAEAVGIRAATLTSVDDNRAETIDRFRAGQLDLLYIAPERASGEGFRNLLTQAPLSLFAIDEAHCVSEWGHDFRPDYRLLRPLLDRFPEVPRLALTATADAHTRADILEQLGIPEDGLIVAGFDRPNIRYHIAPRENTTRQIIDIVAENPGPGIVYAQTRKGVEQLAEKLAAETGRSVLPYHAGLDPDVRRRNQAQFVASEDMVVVATVAFGMGIDKPDVRFVAHAGLPKSIEAYYQETGRAGRDGDPSVAHLFWGADDFARARQRIGEVEPSRQPGERTRLTALGALVETAGCRRRILLKHFGEDAPETCGNCDNCLNPPAAIDASVTAQKFLSAVFRTGMLYGVGYIEGILTGVSTERSLMNGHEKLSVFGIVDGDEVAMLKPVSRALLLRDALRTNEHGGLEFGPEARAILKGEAALKLVLPPKRERQRRGAKGAVPNPVGNPLFEALRAKRREIAQETGLPPYVIFHDSVLRDMAMVRPSSLAEMGQLSGVGARKLDAYGQDFLNVLRQF
- a CDS encoding sterol desaturase family protein; the encoded protein is MSPLNAVLIFLATVLGMELFAYAAHRWIMHGPGWFLHASHHRPRTGNWELNDLYAAIFAVPSFVLLLGGVQLGWWPGYTWIGAGIAAYGAIYFGFHDLIVHKRIRHRYIPRSSYMKRIVQAHRLHHAVRTRKGTVSFGFLYAPKPEVLKAQLRESGAIVQRITIPD
- a CDS encoding phosphatase PAP2 family protein is translated as MTDPNPLRQSNRQWLWPALALLGLSLAGLAAFLCLRFANGFAFDPALLLAFRTPGDLATPIGPPWLLQLAIDISALGGYTVLWLAGAATLIFLFAFGKRSEALLLGGSLVGASTINALLKIFLHRPRPDVVPHLAHVSSASFPSGHAMISAAVYLTLGIMVAQTQTSRWARAYLLGFAVLLVLLIGCSRVFLGVHWPSDVLAGWCFGAIWALCMFALNARLHRR